From the genome of candidate division TA06 bacterium:
GCTCCCGCACCCTCAGGTCGTCCGGGCCGATCCCGTCCAGCGGCGACAGGTGACCCTGCAGCACGTGGTAACGGCCCTTGAAGTCGGCGGTCTTTTCCAAAGCTAAAAGATCGTTGACCTCCTCTACCACGCAGAAGATCGAGTCGTCCCGGCCGGCATCACGGCAGAGGTTGCAGAGATCCTGCTCCGAGGCGTTGAAGCACTGTTTGCAGAACCGCACCTTCTGCTTTAGTTCGATAATGGCGTGGGCCAAAGCCTCGGCGTCGTCCGGCGATGACTTCAACAGATAAAAGGCCAGACGCTGGGCTGTCTTCCGCCCGATGCCCGGCAGCTTCATCAGCTCGTCCACTGTGCGGTTGAGTATTTCCGATCCGTAGTTCATAGAGTGATCTTTTCACCACCAAGACACAAAGATACCAAATCACCATTCACAACTTACGATTCACGATTTGGCTTAGTGCCTTAGTGTCTTTGTGGTAGTATTTTCGTTTTAAAACATCCCCGGCAGGCTCATCCCGCCGGTCAGAACAGACATCTCTTTGGCCGCCAGCTCCCGCGACTGCCTGAGGGCCTCCTGTACCCCGCTTAGGATCAGGTCCTGCAGCATGTCTGCCTCCTCCGGCTTGACGATCTCCGGAGAGATCCTGATGTCCAGTATGTTCTGCTGGCCGTCGGCCGTCACCTTGACCATGCCGCCACCGACCGAAGCCTCTACCCGCTTGTTCCCCAGCTCTTTCTGGATGCTTTCCATCTTGGACTGCATCATCTGGGCCTGCTTTAAAATATCCCCCATTCCTTTAGCCATAAAATTACTGCCTATATTTTATGTTTTCAATTTGCACTTTGCACTTTGCATTGGCACCCTGAGCCGCCGGGCTGAGCCGTTGGGCTGAGTTTATCGAAGCCATGCCGAAGCCCTTGTCGAAGGGTTGCCTTTAAAGCACTTCGCCTTCAACCTGGTCCAAAAAGCCCTTGATCTTGGCCGAGCCCAGCGCCTGGTTCCGGCGCCGGTCAACTTCGTCCTTCAGGCTGGCCCGGGCCAGCTGGCCGCCGGCCGCCGGACCCGGTTCCTGGGACACTTGGCAGGACAGCTTCAGCTTCTGGCCCCAAAGGCGGAAGGTCTCCTCGTCCAGCATGCTCTGGTTGACCTTGTTCTCCAGGGAATCGGTGAAGAATTTGGAGTTGGCGCCGTAGATCACTGCCAGCCGGCCGTCGCTGATGCCCACCGGCCGGGCCGCTTCCAGACAGGTTCCCAACAGCATATTGCGGTTCTTGATGGATGACACCAGGTCCTTCCACAGGCTTTCAAAATCTCCGTTCA
Proteins encoded in this window:
- the recR gene encoding recombination protein RecR, which produces MNYGSEILNRTVDELMKLPGIGRKTAQRLAFYLLKSSPDDAEALAHAIIELKQKVRFCKQCFNASEQDLCNLCRDAGRDDSIFCVVEEVNDLLALEKTADFKGRYHVLQGHLSPLDGIGPDDLRVRELMERLEKTDVKEIIMATNPNAEGEATALYLMKLIKPLGIKITRIARGLPVGSDLEFSDEVTLSRALEGRQEM
- a CDS encoding YbaB/EbfC family nucleoid-associated protein yields the protein MAKGMGDILKQAQMMQSKMESIQKELGNKRVEASVGGGMVKVTADGQQNILDIRISPEIVKPEEADMLQDLILSGVQEALRQSRELAAKEMSVLTGGMSLPGMF